Proteins found in one Cyprinus carpio isolate SPL01 chromosome B10, ASM1834038v1, whole genome shotgun sequence genomic segment:
- the smtlb gene encoding somatolactin beta codes for MKKTTVLQVCVAFVLCSPQVMTGSPVDCPDQDTAGTSCSISMEKLLERAVQHAELIYRVSEESKLLFDEMLISNGMNLHIPEGNMCAPKTVPVPLSKSEIQQISDKWILHSLLILAQFWIDPLAEVQASLENYENAPSALLTRSKWMSTKLMSLEQGITVLIRQILGEGSLKKKHTEDTSDRFVSSDMLETVRRDYSVIYCFRKDAHKMQTFLKLLKCRQIDKENCSLF; via the exons atgaagaaaactaCAG TTCTACAGGTCTGTGTGGCATTTGTGCTTTGCTCACCGCAGGTCATGACTGGATCTCCTGTAGACTGTCCAGACCAAGATACTGCAGGAACGTCCTGCTCCATCTCAATGGAGAAGCTCCTGGAACGAGCTGTTCAACATGCAGAGCTCATTTACCGCGTCTCGGAGGAGTCCAAGTTGCTGTTT GACGAGATGCTCATTTCAAATGGAATGAATCTGCATATTCCCGAAGGGAACATGTGTGCTCCTAAAACGGTGCCAGTTCCTTTGTCTAAAAGTGAAATCCAACAGATTTCC GACAAATGGATCCTTCACTCACTCCTGATTCTGGCCCAGTTCTGGATTGATCCACTGGCAGAAGTACAGGCATCTCTTGAGAATTATGAGAATGCCCCAAGTGCCCTGCTTACCAGGAGCAAATGGATGTCTACCAAACTAATGAGCCTGGAACAGGGTATAACGGTTCTCATTAGACAG ATACTGGGTGAAGgtagtttaaaaaagaaacacactgaAGACACATCCGATCGCTTTGTTTCTTCCGATATGCTTGAGACTGTGAGAAGAGACTACAGTGTGATCTACTGCTTCAGGAAAGATGCACACAAGATGCAGACTTTCCTCAAACTGCTGAAGTGCCGCCAGATCGATAAAGAGAATTGCTCCCTtttctaa